The Paucidesulfovibrio gracilis DSM 16080 genome has a window encoding:
- the hemW gene encoding radical SAM family heme chaperone HemW: MARIFGESPAPQRPQTSAPVQRECADKKLLLYVHVPFCRSKCRYCSFHSQAFDSAAYAWYLQTLQREIPLWAERLGRVRLDTVYFGGGTPSLMPLADLDDVLGLLRDNFWLEPEAEITLEANPESTQDVSWFRGLLSLGVNRLSLGVQSLADEDLVRLGRPHTARMAVEAYGMARQAGFGNISLDFIWGLPRQKLKHWLDQLKTAAKLGAEHLSCYGLSIEEGTELHRMSAEVDLQLAGEQEQSKMFVYGAELLESLGYLQYEISNFARMGYRAVHNSGYWEGRDYLGLGPSAVSTLGRRRFTNPAYLDAYDAAVRGDFAGMDFEELSDQDRLVELVMLSLRTSQGLELARHRKLAGFDLMKRHERLIQALVQNRLVRINRGRLRLTKEGMAVSNVIISRLTEA; encoded by the coding sequence GTGGCGCGAATCTTTGGCGAATCTCCCGCTCCCCAACGGCCGCAAACGTCGGCTCCCGTGCAACGCGAATGCGCGGACAAAAAGCTCCTGCTGTACGTGCATGTGCCGTTTTGCCGGTCCAAATGCCGGTATTGTTCCTTCCATTCCCAAGCCTTCGACTCCGCAGCATATGCCTGGTACCTGCAAACCCTGCAACGCGAGATCCCTCTCTGGGCCGAGCGATTGGGCCGGGTCCGGCTGGATACGGTCTATTTCGGCGGGGGAACCCCCAGCCTCATGCCCCTGGCCGACCTGGACGACGTGCTCGGGCTGCTACGGGATAATTTTTGGCTGGAACCGGAAGCGGAAATCACCCTGGAGGCCAATCCCGAGTCCACGCAGGATGTAAGCTGGTTTCGGGGGCTGCTTTCCCTGGGCGTGAACCGGCTCTCCCTGGGGGTGCAAAGCCTCGCGGATGAGGATCTGGTGCGCCTGGGCCGCCCGCATACCGCGCGCATGGCCGTGGAAGCCTATGGAATGGCGCGTCAGGCCGGATTCGGCAACATCAGCCTGGATTTCATCTGGGGATTGCCCCGACAAAAGCTCAAGCACTGGCTGGATCAACTGAAAACCGCGGCCAAACTCGGGGCCGAACATCTATCCTGCTACGGCCTGAGCATTGAGGAAGGCACGGAATTGCATCGCATGTCCGCGGAGGTGGACTTGCAACTGGCCGGGGAGCAGGAGCAGTCCAAAATGTTCGTGTATGGAGCGGAACTGCTGGAGTCCCTGGGGTATCTGCAATATGAAATTTCCAATTTCGCGCGCATGGGCTACCGGGCGGTTCATAACAGCGGCTATTGGGAAGGCCGCGACTACCTCGGGCTGGGACCATCCGCGGTCAGCACCCTGGGCCGCCGCCGGTTCACCAACCCTGCCTACCTGGACGCCTATGACGCGGCCGTGCGCGGGGATTTTGCGGGCATGGATTTTGAGGAGTTGTCCGACCAGGACCGTTTGGTGGAGTTGGTCATGCTTTCCCTGCGCACATCCCAGGGGCTGGAGCTGGCCCGGCATCGCAAGCTGGCCGGGTTTGATCTGATGAAGCGGCATGAGCGCCTGATCCAGGCGCTGGTGCAAAACCGGCTCGTGCGCATCAATCGCGGCCGTTTGCGGCTCACCAAGGAGGGCATGGCCGTTTCCAATGTGATTATTTCGCGGCTCACGGAGGCTTGA
- a CDS encoding flavodoxin family protein has product MTPSDRTEADSCVSGLTPVLGCSGSPRKGGNSDLLLRAALDGAAQGGAAGFAAHLPDYRFDPCVGCEQCRTAKACTRLQDGMQLLYPRVQAAHGLILACPTHNYNVTAWMKAFIDRLYCFYDFDMQARPRTWGSRLAGQGRVAVVMAVCEQESSDDMGVTLEAMTRPLQALGYEVLDQLAVLRIFDKAGVRDDRESLERAHALGQILGQRVASLVDGQ; this is encoded by the coding sequence ATGACCCCATCCGACCGTACCGAGGCTGATTCGTGTGTTTCCGGATTGACGCCGGTGTTGGGCTGCTCGGGCAGTCCGCGCAAGGGCGGCAATTCCGATTTGCTGCTGCGGGCCGCCCTGGACGGCGCCGCGCAGGGCGGGGCTGCCGGCTTTGCCGCGCATCTGCCGGACTATCGCTTCGATCCTTGCGTGGGCTGTGAGCAATGCCGCACGGCCAAGGCCTGTACGCGCCTGCAGGACGGCATGCAGCTGCTCTATCCCCGGGTCCAGGCGGCTCACGGGTTGATCCTGGCCTGTCCCACCCACAATTATAATGTCACGGCCTGGATGAAGGCGTTCATCGACCGGCTGTACTGCTTTTATGATTTCGACATGCAGGCGCGGCCCCGGACCTGGGGCAGCCGACTGGCCGGACAGGGACGCGTGGCCGTGGTCATGGCCGTGTGCGAGCAGGAATCCTCCGACGACATGGGCGTGACCCTGGAGGCCATGACCCGCCCCTTGCAAGCCCTGGGCTACGAGGTGCTGGACCAGTTGGCCGTACTGCGCATCTTCGACAAGGCCGGTGTGCGCGACGACCGGGAAAGCCTGGAGCGCGCCCACGCCCTGGGCCAAATCCTCGGACAGCGCGTCGCCTCGCTTGTGGACGGGCAATAG
- a CDS encoding epoxyqueuosine reductase QueH, with product MPHPATVKQIERPAPGDRVLVHVCCGPCSIATVEMLHDEGFEVTGLFLNPNIHPLSEYLRRRDGALEVAERMGFKLIVRDEEYDPVGYMRDITFREANRCLLCYRMRLERAAQIAKRGGFAAFTSTLLYSRQQRHDDIRGLGRDLAARGVPFLYRDFRVGWQRGIEESQRMGIYRQQYCGCLYSEVERFHKELGHDPIRPYRG from the coding sequence ATGCCGCATCCCGCCACAGTAAAACAGATCGAACGGCCCGCACCGGGTGACCGTGTGCTGGTTCACGTCTGTTGCGGTCCCTGCTCCATCGCTACGGTGGAGATGCTTCACGACGAGGGGTTTGAGGTCACGGGCCTGTTTCTCAATCCCAACATCCACCCCCTTTCCGAATACCTGCGCCGCAGGGACGGCGCGCTGGAAGTGGCCGAACGCATGGGATTCAAACTCATTGTGCGCGACGAGGAATACGACCCCGTGGGATACATGCGGGACATTACGTTCCGCGAGGCCAACCGTTGCCTGCTGTGCTACCGCATGCGCCTGGAGCGGGCCGCCCAGATCGCCAAGCGGGGCGGGTTCGCGGCCTTCACGTCCACATTGCTGTATTCCAGACAGCAGCGGCACGACGACATCCGGGGGCTGGGCCGTGATCTGGCCGCCCGGGGCGTTCCGTTTTTGTACCGGGATTTTCGCGTGGGTTGGCAACGGGGCATTGAGGAATCCCAGCGCATGGGCATTTACCGTCAGCAATATTGCGGTTGTCTCTACAGCGAGGTGGAACGCTTTCATAAGGAGCTGGGTCATGACCCCATCCGACCGTACCGAGGCTGA
- the galE gene encoding UDP-glucose 4-epimerase GalE, with amino-acid sequence MCAVLITGGAGYIGSHVNKMLNARGVETVVLDSLVTGHADFLRWGRFVKGDLRDPSALERAFAGPRIHAVLHFASFIAVGESVADPNKYYHNNVAATLNLLDAMVRHEVPGLVFSSSASVYGEPEQELLDEAHPMRPLSPYARSKAMVEQMLADYHRAHGLASCRLRYFNAAGADPDGELGERHEPETHLIPLVLHTALGLRSHISIFGTDYPTPDGTCVRDYIHVHDLAQAHVLALDWLDRGETRAFNLGNGNGHSVREVVDAAREVTGRDIPVQEAARRPGDSPVLVASSKRARTELGWRPAHGDLESIIRSAWDWHRKDCRAPVRS; translated from the coding sequence ATGTGCGCCGTACTCATCACAGGCGGAGCCGGGTATATCGGCTCCCATGTCAATAAGATGCTCAACGCCCGGGGCGTGGAGACCGTGGTGCTGGATTCGTTGGTCACGGGCCACGCGGATTTTTTGCGCTGGGGCCGTTTCGTGAAGGGCGATCTCCGGGATCCTTCGGCCCTGGAGCGGGCCTTTGCCGGACCGCGTATCCACGCGGTGCTGCACTTTGCCTCGTTCATTGCGGTGGGCGAGTCCGTGGCGGACCCGAATAAATATTACCACAACAACGTGGCCGCCACCCTGAACCTGCTGGACGCCATGGTGCGACACGAGGTACCCGGGCTGGTGTTTTCCTCCTCGGCCTCGGTCTACGGGGAGCCGGAGCAGGAACTGCTGGACGAAGCCCACCCCATGCGGCCCCTGTCGCCCTATGCGCGGTCCAAGGCCATGGTGGAGCAGATGCTTGCGGATTATCACCGCGCCCACGGCCTGGCCTCCTGCCGATTGCGCTATTTCAACGCGGCCGGAGCCGATCCGGACGGGGAACTGGGCGAGCGGCACGAACCGGAAACGCACCTCATCCCCCTGGTCCTGCACACGGCCCTGGGCCTGCGGTCCCATATTTCCATCTTTGGCACGGACTATCCCACGCCGGACGGTACCTGTGTGCGCGATTACATCCACGTGCACGACCTGGCCCAGGCCCATGTGCTGGCCCTGGACTGGCTGGACCGGGGCGAGACCCGCGCCTTCAACCTGGGCAATGGCAACGGCCATTCCGTGCGCGAGGTCGTGGACGCGGCCCGCGAGGTCACAGGCCGGGATATTCCGGTGCAGGAAGCCGCCCGACGCCCCGGAGATTCTCCCGTGCTGGTGGCCTCGTCAAAGCGTGCCCGCACGGAGCTGGGCTGGCGGCCCGCCCACGGCGACCTGGAAAGCATTATTCGCTCCGCCTGGGATTGGCACCGCAAGGATTGCCGCGCTCCGGTCCGATCATAA